Part of the Metarhizium brunneum chromosome 6, complete sequence genome is shown below.
TGAGATACGACTGCTCAAGGAAGTCCCCAACAGCAGTGGGAGCGTcgttggcaatggtggcCTTGTCAAGGCTCTCGCCAGGGTCAGCCATACTGTCAGAATGAGAATAGGTTTGCAATCGGCCAAGCATTCATGTTGCGCGGTCTTTATATCGCAAGTGCCATTTTTGACTATCCAGCAGAACCCGTCTCCTGgacaacatttgaaggctGCATGTGGGATCTCACTTGATGTTGGCCGTGACGTTTGGCGGATTAAACGTGGCCCCGCTTAGTTGCATAGCAGCCTTTCCCATTGGCTCGTGCGTCAGAAACTGCAATCACCACCAACCTTTTCCCTCTTgttccatcatcaacctcgaCGACAAAGTTCTCTTTCGCCCGAGGCCCTGTCAATAACATCCGTCGACACCGTGCTGGCATTCGCGACTGAATATTCATTGTATTTGCACTGGTTATATATACTTTCTGGATGATTAGTATTGTGGCGACAGCGGCGCAATGAACGGGTACAGTGCTCAAGCTGCCTCGGCCTGGCAGGAGCATCACACTCCTGACGGCCGGGCCTATTACTACAATGGTGCAACCAAGGTGACTCAGTGGACTAAGCCTGAGGATCTTATGACGCCTGCAGAGGTATGTTGTATCATTATGCTGTCTTGCGTATTAATGCTAACCACAGTTGCCGCGCAGCGTGCTCTCTCAAGTCAACCATGGAAGGAATACACGGCAGAAGGCGGCCGAAAATATTGGTACAATACCGAAACAAAGCAAAGCTCGTGGGAGATGCCTGATGCCTATAGAAATGCGCTTGGACAAGGTGGTGGTCAGCCAGCCTATGCTCAGAACGGAGGTCACTCCCACGGCGGCTACGACCATCCCCGCGAAAGCCGAGATCACCGTGAATACTCCGGTCCTGATTCGCGCCAAGGAGGCTACGGTAACGATTCCAAGGCGCCGGCCTTCATTCCTGCCGCCAGTGACGAACCCGAGTACGCGTCCCCggaagaggcagaggctGCCTTCATGAAATTGCTGAAGCGCAGCGGCGTACAACCAGACTGGACCTGGAGCGATGCTATACGAGCCATCATTAAAGATCCGCAGTACCGATCAATCCGAGACCCAAAAGGCCGACGGGATGCATTCGACAAATACTGCCAGGATATGATTGTTCAGGATAAGGAGCGCGCGGAGGAACGCATGGCCAAACTTCGCGCCGACTTCGAGACCATGCTTAAGCGACACCCCGAGATCGTTCACTACACTCGCTGGAAGACAGCTCGGCCCATGATCGAGGGTGAGACGATCTTCCGCTCGACAAACAATGAAGAGGAACGCAGACAACTGTTTGAGGAATATGTTGTGGGGCTGAAGAAGGCTCACAAGGAGAAAGAGACAAAAGACCACCAGAATGCTCTTGAGGCGCTCAAAGATCTCCTTCCAAAGCTCAACATCAAGGCCTACACTCGGTGGAGTGAGGCTCAAGATATCATCTCTGCGGCGTTCCGAAACGACGAAAAATACCAGGCTCTCGCCAAATATGATACATTAATCACCTTCCAGGACCACATCAAATCTCTTGAGCGTGCTTTAAACGAGAAAAAGCAgcacgagaagaagatgaagtacCGAAGGGAGCGCAAAGCTCGAGATGCATTCAAGTCACTTCTCGCCGAGCTTCGACAAGACGGTATAATCAAACCCGGGGTCAAATGGAGCAACATTCATCAGAAACTGGAGCGAGACGAGCGATATACGAATAtgctgggccatgatggtTCTACGCCGCAGGATCTTTTCTGGGAtgttgtcgaggaagaagagcgaTCCCTTCGCGGACCCAGAAATGAAGTTCTAGATGTTCTTGAAGTAAGTATTGCCACATGGGCCGGGACACGTCATTGCATAGGTACGAACTAACGACCTCTCTAGGATAAACGGTTTGAGCTTACTCCAACGAGCGATCTCCAAGAGTTCCTGTCTATTATGAAGGATGATCGACGCACTGCTAACATTGACAATGACATCTTGCAACTGATTTTTGAACGGGTCAGTCTCCCATTGAGCATTTCCACCCGCTGCCGCCCAACTTCAAGCTAACATGGGTTATAGCTCCGCGAAAAACGCGTTGCCAAGCGGGACGATGACAAACAATCTGATCGGCAACAACGGCGCGCCGTTGAAGATCTACGAGCACTTTTGAAGCGTCTTGATCCACCCATTGTGCCGGGTGACACATTTGAAAAGGTACGACCTCGACTACTGAAATCAGAAGAGTTCCAGGCCGTCAATTCCGAAGACCTCCGAAGAGGCGCTTTTGATAAGCACATGAGGCGACTTCGAGAAAGGGAAGAGGATGACGCCGATCGTCGCCACAGACGAGGAAACCGTGTCTCTACTGAGCGCGAGACTTCCCGTCGTGAAAGAGACCGGTCTAGAGGTGAGAGATCTCAACGTGGTACCCGTCCTGTAAGGCGCAGTCGTAGCCCCGAGCAGGACCCGTATGAAGCCGATCGGCGGAAAGCCATCGCAGAAAGAGAACGAAACCATCGCAAGTCAACCATGGCAGAAAATCTTTTGGCCAGCGACCGGGGCGGCCGATTGTCTCCGCCCCCGCGACGAGAACGGGAGCGGGAGCGTGACAGAGATCGTCATGGTGAACGTGATCGTGAACGTGATCGTGAACGGGATCGCGACCGTGACTCTGGCCGCGACCGGGAAAGGGAACGAGACCGAGACCGAGACCGTGATCGTGATCTTGACCGGCCGCCCCGTTCACGACGTGATGACGACAGCCACTACGATCGTGAGCGAAGGGACAGGGAGGATGAGCGGGAGCGGCTGTACCGCCGTCGCATTGATCGAGGTTCGTATGATGAACTCCCCTATGGAGATGAGCGACCATCAGGTTCACGACGTCGGCGacaagatgacgatgacgacacGTCGCGAAGAGACTCGAGAGACTCAAAGGTATGGACGGCTTCCTACAGCCACGGCGCAAATCCTTTCATGGTATTCGACTAACATCCCTTGCAGAGACTCAAGAGAGACCGATCACGCGAACGATCCCCGGCCCGTGAAGCGCACCCTCGTCCCAAGACTCCACCGGCTCCTGCCAAGGAGGTTATCAGAAGCGGTAGTGAGGAGGGTGAAATTGAAGAATAAGCCCGCGGTTTCTTCATATCCCCTTAATCTATATTGATCTCCTTACTTACTAGCACTTCTAGCCCAGATGGATATCAGCTTCACTCTCTGCCCAATTTCCTTGAGTCTCCTCTATGTATAGGCCATCTTGCAAGATGTATCAGCTTGCTGTACAGAAAGCGTCGGCTTTCCTTGTTATGGCCGTAGTTGAGTagtaatagttttttttctaaaaaaaaaaggcataTTTATCAATGGATCCAAGTGCTGTGCAGCAATACACATTGTCACCTGCGACACGAGCCATGTGTTGAGACAGATTTACTGGTTTTTTATTCAAATTGAAGTCAGAAAGTATGGGATCCAGATGTGCTTCCCGCGAGGCTAGGAAGTCGGACGACAGCCATCCTGCTTGCTCCATTGTCCCTCAATCTGCGAAAATCACCATGGCCTGATTTGTTCGTCCCCtacctccccccccccccacTTTGTGCGTAGTCTCTACATATGCAGCAACGGTTGCACTCTGTCGGGAAATACTCGAggacaagacaaaaaaaaacacaatACAAGCAAATAACAAATCCACTCTTGAAATAAAAACATGTACAGGCCATTCAATCCGCAGGACCAGACAACAGGGGATAGactgccgtcgccgtggtTACTCGTCTGGttcgtcgtcctcgctgGCGCTGCTCTCTAGCAGCGCCACATCTAGACCGTGCCCGCCGCTGCGCTCCGTAGAGGAAGCTGTCTTTTGAACGCCTTTAACGCCGGGGAATGCTTGGTGGAAAAACTGCTCGTTCTTGTTGCCCTTTTCAGGAGCTCTTGTCGGGGGTTTCCTCCAGGAAGAACTACGGAACGTTAGTGCACTATTCTGCAGGCATGAACAAGGGGGGGTTAACATGGAAAGACGTACGAAATTGCCGCCGAGTTTCTGTTCCTGGTCCAGCTGCGATCCGAGCTTGTTGATGCGAGGGCGGTAGTTGGTGGGGTCGCGGCGGAACGTCACGTCGAGGTTTTTCAGGAAGGTGTTGCAGCCGGTGAGGAGGGACTCGGGACGGTTGGCGTGGGCGTCGATTCCGGGCTTGCCGTCAAAGACGATGACGCGATCAGCAAGGTACGTAGCCATGATGAAATCGTGCTCGACGATGAAGGCGGTCTTTTTGGAGTGCATGATGAAGCGCTTGATGACGCGCGAGGCAATGATGCGCTGCTCGGAGTCGAGGTAGGCGGAGGGCTCGTCGATGAGGTAGATGTCTGCGGGCATGCCGAGCGACAGGACGATGGCGACACGCTGCAATTCACCACCGGACAGGTTCTTGACTTCCTGGTCGATGAAGTCATCGAGCTTGAGGGGCTTGACGACATCGGTCTGGAACTGAGGGTTCAGGAAGGCCTGCTTGATCTTCTTGAAGAAGAGCTGGCGGACGGTGCCGTCAAACTTTGGAGTGATGGTCTGGGGCTTCATGCTGATGCGCATATCGGGGACAGAGGCCTTGCTGTCGGGCTTGAGCGCTCCGGCTAGGAGGCGACAAAAGGTAGTCTTGCCCGTGCCGTTCTCCCCCATCATGACGATAATCTCGGAATCAGTGAACTCGCCAGCGTCAATGTTCAGTCTGAAGTTGCCGAGGTGCTTCTCTATCTTGGGGTATTGGAACGCACGGGACTTGTCAATGACGAAGTCGTCGGCGCTCTCGGCAAGACGGAAGGTGAGGGACTCGTCACGGAAGCGCAAGTTTTCGGTGGGAATGTGGCCGTCCAAGAAGATGTTGATGCCTTCTCGGACCGAGTGAGGCAGGGTAACGACACCGTAGACTGCGGGCTGGCCGTAGAGCACGCAAATGTAATCGGACAAGTAGTCGAGAACAGACAAGTCGTGTTCGACGACAATGACATAGTCATCGTCTCGGAGCAGAGATCGAATGATCTGGGCAGCGCTCAGACGCTGCTTGACATCGAGATACGAGGAGGGCTCGTCGAACATGTAGACGTCGGCCTTTTGCACACAGACGGTACCAATGGCGAATCGCTGCAGCTCACCACCAGACAGGAGAGTGATGTCACGATCCATGATGTGGTTAAGCTCAAGGATTTCGGTCActtcttccatgttgccgaggGAGGAGCGGCTTGAAATGAGAGCCTTGACGCTCTTCTCCGGGCCGCGGACAGCCTTGGGGATCTGATCGACATACTGAGGCTTGACAACGGCCTTGAGGTCGTCTTCCAGCAGCTTGGTAAAGTAGTCTGGGGTTTGTTAGATCAACGTAGCCATCATTGGCCTGGCCGCCTTGAACTTACTCTGCAGTTCAGAACCACGAAAGTGCTTGATGACATCCTCCCAGTCAGGGGGGTTATCGAATCGGCCCAAATTTGGCTTCAACTTGCCGCTGAGAATCTTCAACGCAGTGCTTTTGCCAATACCGTTGGTTCCCACGAGACCAAGAACCTGGCCAGGTCGCGGCATAGGAAGCCGGTGGAGTTTGAAGCTGTTGGGGCCATATCGATGGGTGACCTGGTTCTCGAGGTTCGTGggcaggttgatgatggtgatggcatcGAAGGGGCACTTTTTCGGGCAGATACCGCAACCGATACAGAGACTCTCGGAGATGAATGCGAGACGAGACTCGGGAGTGACTTCGATACAAAGCTTGCCACTGCGAACAACAGGGCAAGACTTTTTGCACTCTTGACGGCACTTGCGAGGGCGACACTGAGTGAGGGGCGGTCAGTCGGCACGGCGGGGCACGAAGAGGCGGGGGAGACTGCGGGAAATCTTTGACGGGTTCGAACTAACCTTGTCActgttgacaatggcgatACTGTCAGGTCATGGTTAGCCTCGGGTCTCAACTGAGCTTTGCAAAATATGGCCGTTGGGGTGTTTGCATACCGCGTCAGCTTGTCAGACATGGCGAAAGCGGCGTGAGGGTCACGGCTTTGACGGGCTTGATGGTGAGAAAAGTCTAGGGTAAATGAAAAGTTTGGAGGGGCACACAAAACAGCGGCCAGAAAATTGGTGGAGCCAGAGCAGGCGAATGAAGCTGATTTGGAATGAGAAAAGGCCGCTCGCGTGCAGAGTAGCCAGGCACGCGGTGCTCTTGGACCAATATGTTGTGGGAGAAAGAAATGGGAGGACTAAAATTGGACTGGAGATAAAATGGAGTCAAAAATATTCAGGTGGCGTAGTTTCTTGGTAGTGCACACACACAATGCCAGCTTGTTTGAGAGTGTGTGGTCATCAATTTTTCTCGCCTTGTGAATCGTCGAGCTTTGGCGGGGCAGGGCATCAGCAGCAAAGAAGAACACATGGTATATGGCGGGGTCAAGTGGCATGTTGGGGAGTCATGATTGGAAGATGGCAAAAGTTAATGCATAGGTTTCTCGGCAGAGTAGATTGGTGCCAGAATACTCGAGGCAAACCAGGGGCCATCAagggtaggtaggtacttgcACCACCAAGTCCAGTGCTCATTGTTTTGCATCccctttcaatgttcagtcCAAAAATTTTCCAAAACCAAGTTTCAAGAATTTCGAGCACAAAGCCCAGAAAATGGTTACAATGAGAAAGAGCACGCAGGGAAGCCGATGGTCTTGTGTGGTAttgacatgtatgtatggtTGACAGGCCTCTCCTTTGTCGGGTCGAGGCTGACCCGGTCTAAAAATCTCTATACAGTAGTCTAAGTTGCCCAACATCTACAACAGTGGAAATATACCCAAATGCACAAAATGAAATCCCTCTCAATGTGCCCTCGCTTGCTTGTTTGATGCTTGGTAAGATTCGCTTCATCAATGTTTTCACGTAGCACAAAACAGCACGCCGTCCCTTTAGTCTGGACCCTCAGCAGGGGATGGCCGTCGAATGCCCCCaagtgccgccgccgatcATCATCTCAACTAGTCAATCAGTCGGAACTCTGCTGGCGACACGCCGTCTGGTTCGCAGCTAGCGAGTTACCAATCCGCGCTGACGGGAGACGCCACTCACAAAGCGGCACGGGGTAAGCCGCAACGTCTGCCATCTCGCTAGCCCACGCTGTCAATTCATGTTGGCGCCACCTCTACCGTCCTCAGCCCGGGCCGCTGTCTCGCCAGAGCGTCTAGCAAAGCCGTCGGCGAAGCTAGTGAGTACGCTGGTGATGGCTACGATCTCACGGGTGAGCCAGGCAAACACTTGGCGCCCAACGCCAACCAGCTTCCTCGCATTCTCGAGCAGCGCTTCCTGGTCCTCTCGCTTCTTGCGAAAAAGCCTTATCATTATGTCGGCCATGACGATAGCCGCCGATACATTGAACGGGGTACAGATGACATGGCTGTTGGGATTGAAGGCGTAGCGGACAATGAAAAAGATGAAGCCCGACGAAAAGAGGTACACTCCAAGGACAATACTCAAAAGGGGTTCCGTTAGCTTTCAATATGTAGTACTAATGGGGGTCGTCGGATACTCACAGGGTGAAGTCATCTGGGGATTTGTCAAAGTTCCTGGCTGTGACATGGCCCAGTGTCAACAGCAACCAGGCAATGAGGCACCCAAGGTCGAAGATGTTAGGAAGGATTCTCTGGAATAGCAACCAATCAAGCCTCGACTTTTTGCTCTGTGAAATAGTCTAGCTTACATTAGCACCGCCCAATCTGGCGTCGCTGCTCCATTCCCGAGCTCGGAAGGGAGGGCTGggaagaggatgatggcggcagagGCGACCATGAGGTTGGTGATGACGATTTGGTACACGGCCGTGTTAACATGCTTCGCCATGCTTGAACTGGTAGTTGCGAATTTGCACCCGGAAGCGAGACATGAGTGCAGATTAGAATAGGACGCCAATGAATAACATTAGGTGCTGCTTTTGGATATGAAGCCAAGTAATTTGCGCCGTCAAGTGTGGAGTATAGATCTGAACCCTGGAGGTTGGTTCACGATGGAGTGGGACGTCAATGCACGAAATCACGAAATCGTGGCTTTTGGGTTGGCCGTCTGAAGCCCCCAGC
Proteins encoded:
- the prp40 gene encoding Pre-mRNA-processing protein prp40 is translated as MNGYSAQAASAWQEHHTPDGRAYYYNGATKVTQWTKPEDLMTPAERALSSQPWKEYTAEGGRKYWYNTETKQSSWEMPDAYRNALGQGGGQPAYAQNGGHSHGGYDHPRESRDHREYSGPDSRQGGYGNDSKAPAFIPAASDEPEYASPEEAEAAFMKLLKRSGVQPDWTWSDAIRAIIKDPQYRSIRDPKGRRDAFDKYCQDMIVQDKERAEERMAKLRADFETMLKRHPEIVHYTRWKTARPMIEGETIFRSTNNEEERRQLFEEYVVGLKKAHKEKETKDHQNALEALKDLLPKLNIKAYTRWSEAQDIISAAFRNDEKYQALAKYDTLITFQDHIKSLERALNEKKQHEKKMKYRRERKARDAFKSLLAELRQDGIIKPGVKWSNIHQKLERDERYTNMLGHDGSTPQDLFWDVVEEEERSLRGPRNEVLDVLEDKRFELTPTSDLQEFLSIMKDDRRTANIDNDILQLIFERLREKRVAKRDDDKQSDRQQRRAVEDLRALLKRLDPPIVPGDTFEKVRPRLLKSEEFQAVNSEDLRRGAFDKHMRRLREREEDDADRRHRRGNRVSTERETSRRERDRSRGERSQRGTRPVRRSRSPEQDPYEADRRKAIAERERNHRKSTMAENLLASDRGGRLSPPPRRERERERDRDRHGERDRERDRERDRDRDSGRDRERERDRDRDRDRDLDRPPRSRRDDDSHYDRERRDREDERERLYRRRIDRGSYDELPYGDERPSGSRRRRQDDDDDTSRRDSRDSKRLKRDRSRERSPAREAHPRPKTPPAPAKEVIRSGSEEGEIEE
- the RLI1 gene encoding Translation initiation factor RLI1 gives rise to the protein MSDKLTRIAIVNSDKCRPRKCRQECKKSCPVVRSGKLCIEVTPESRLAFISESLCIGCGICPKKCPFDAITIINLPTNLENQVTHRYGPNSFKLHRLPMPRPGQVLGLVGTNGIGKSTALKILSGKLKPNLGRFDNPPDWEDVIKHFRGSELQNYFTKLLEDDLKAVVKPQYVDQIPKAVRGPEKSVKALISSRSSLGNMEEVTEILELNHIMDRDITLLSGGELQRFAIGTVCVQKADVYMFDEPSSYLDVKQRLSAAQIIRSLLRDDDYVIVVEHDLSVLDYLSDYICVLYGQPAVYGVVTLPHSVREGINIFLDGHIPTENLRFRDESLTFRLAESADDFVIDKSRAFQYPKIEKHLGNFRLNIDAGEFTDSEIIVMMGENGTGKTTFCRLLAGALKPDSKASVPDMRISMKPQTITPKFDGTVRQLFFKKIKQAFLNPQFQTDVVKPLKLDDFIDQEVKNLSGGELQRVAIVLSLGMPADIYLIDEPSAYLDSEQRIIASRVIKRFIMHSKKTAFIVEHDFIMATYLADRVIVFDGKPGIDAHANRPESLLTGCNTFLKNLDVTFRRDPTNYRPRINKLGSQLDQEQKLGGNFVRLSISSWRKPPTRAPEKGNKNEQFFHQAFPGVKGVQKTASSTERSGGHGLDVALLESSASEDDEPDE